A window of the Diceros bicornis minor isolate mBicDic1 chromosome 28, mDicBic1.mat.cur, whole genome shotgun sequence genome harbors these coding sequences:
- the HSPA5 gene encoding endoplasmic reticulum chaperone BiP, protein MKLSLVAAVLLLLGAARAEEEDKKEDVGTVVGIDLGTTYSCVGVFKNGRVEIIANDQGNRITPSYVAFTPEGERLIGDAAKNQLTSNPENTVFDAKRLIGRTWNDPSVQQDIKFLPFKVVEKKTKPYIQVDIGGGQTKTFAPEEISAMVLTKMKETAEAYLGKKVTHAVVTVPAYFNDAQRQATKDAGTIAGLNVMRIINEPTAAAIAYGLDKREGEKNILVFDLGGGTFDVSLLTIDNGVFEVVATNGDTHLGGEDFDQRVMEHFIKLYKKKTGKDVRKDNRAVQKLRREVEKAKRALSSQHQARIEIESFYEGEDFSETLTRAKFEELNMDLFRSTMKPVQKVLEDSDLKKSDIDEIVLVGGSTRIPKIQQLVKEFFNGKEPSRGINPDEAVAYGAAVQAGVLSGDQDTGDLVLLDVCPLTLGIETVGGVMTKLIPRNTVVPTKKSQIFSTASDNQPTVTIKVYEGERPLTKDNHLLGTFDLTGIPPAPRGVPQIEVTFEIDVNGILRVTAEDKGTGNKNKITITNDQNRLTPEEIERMVNDAEKFAEEDKKLKERIDTRNELESYAYSLKNQIGDKEKLGGKLSSEDKETMEKAVEEKIEWLESHQDADIEDFKAKKKELEEIVQPIISKLYGSAGPPPTGDEEPADKDEL, encoded by the exons ATGAAGCTCTCCCTGGTGGCTGCGGTGCTGCTGCTCCTCGGCGCGGCGCGGGCCGAGGAGGAGGACAAGAAGGAGGACGTGGGCACGGTGGTCGGCATCGACCTGGGGACCACCTACTCCTG CGTCGGGGTGTTCAAGAACGGCCGCGTGGAGATCATCGCCAACGATCAGGGCAACCGCATCACGCCGTCGTATGTGGCCTTCACCCCGGAAGGGGAGCGTCTGATCGGCGATGCAGCCAAGAACCAGCTCACCTCCAACCCTGAGAACACGGTCTTTGACGCCAAGCGGCTCATCGGACGCACGTGGAACGACCCGTCTGTGCAGCAGGACATCAAGTTCTTGCCTTTCAAG GTGgttgaaaagaaaactaaaccatACATTCAAGTTGATATTGGAGGTGGGCAAACAAAAACATTTGCTCCTGAAGAAATTTCTGCCATGGTTCTCACTAAAATGAAGGAAACTGCTGAGGCTTATTTGGGAAAGAAG GTTACCCATGCAGTTGTTACTGTACCAGcctatttcaatgatgcccaacGCCAGGCAACCAAAGATGCTGGAACTATCGCTGGATTGAATGTTATGAGGATCATCAATGAGCC TACAGCAGCTGCTATTGCTTATGGCCTGGATaagagggaaggggagaagaaCATCCTGGTGTTTGACCTAGGTGGTGGAACCTTTGATGTGTCTCTTCTCACCATTGATAATGGTGTCTTCGAAGTCGTGGCCACTAATGGAGATACTCATCTGGGCGGAGAAGACTTTGACCAGCGTGTCATGGAACACTTCATCAAGCTCTACAAAAAgaagactggcaaagatgttCGGAAGGACAACAGAGCTGTGCAGAAACTCCGGCGCGAGGTAGAAAAGGCCAAACGGGCCCTGTCTTCTCAACATCAAGCAAGAATTGAAATTGAGTCCTTCTATGAAGGAGAAGACTTCTCTGAGACCCTGACTCGTGCCAAATTTGaagagctaaacatg GACCTGTTCCGTTCTACCATGAAGCCTGTCCAGAAGGTGCTAGAAGATTCTGATTTGAAGAAGTCTGATATTGATGAAATTGTTCTTGTTGGTGGCTCTACCCGAATCCCAAAGATTCAGCAACTGGTTAAAGAGTTCTTCAATGGCAAGGAGCCATCCCGTGGCATAAACCCAGATGAGGCTGTAGCGTATGGTGCTGCTGTCCAGGCTGGTGTACTTTCTGGTGACCAAGATACAG GTGATCTGGTTCTGCTTGATGTATGTCCCCTGACACTTGGTATTGAAACTGTGGGAGGTGTCATGACCAAACTGATTCCAAGGAACACTGTGGTGCCCACCAAGAAGTCTCAGATCTTTTCTACAGCTTCTGATAATCAACCAACTGTTACAATCAAAGTCTATGAAG GTGAACGACCCCTGACGAAAGACAATCACCTTTTGGGAACTTTTGATCTGACCGGAATTCCTCCTGCTCCCCGTGGGGTCCCACAGATTGAAGTCACCTTTGAGATAGATGTGAATGGCATTCTTCGAGTGACAGCTGAAGACAAAGGTACAGGGAACAAAAATAAGATCACAATTACCAATGACCAAAATCGCCTGACACCTGAAGAAATTGAAAGGATGGTTAATGATGCTGAGAAGTTTGCTGAGGAGGACAAAAAGCTCAAAGAGCGCATTGATACTAGAAATGAATTGGAAAGCTATGCCTACTCTCTAAAGAATCAGATTGGAGATAAAGAAAAGCTGGGAGGTAAACTTTCCTCTGAAGATAAGGAGACCATGGAAAAAGCCGTAGAGGAAAAGATTGAATGGCTGGAAAGTCACCAAGATGCTGACATTGAAGATTTCAAAGCTAAAAAGAAGGAACTAGAAGAAATTGTTCAGCCAATTATCAGCAAACTCTATGGAAGTGCAGGCCCTCCCCCAACTGGTGATGAGGAACCAGCAGACAAAGATGAGTTGTAG